Proteins found in one Misgurnus anguillicaudatus chromosome 3, ASM2758022v2, whole genome shotgun sequence genomic segment:
- the uchl1 gene encoding ubiquitin carboxyl-terminal hydrolase isozyme L1 yields MEWKPMEINPEMLNKVLSKLGVGSSWRFVDVLGLEEESLSGVPSPCCALMLLFPLTQQHEEFRSKQSVVDGQGVYFLKQTVVNSCGTVGLIHAVANNQDTIDFDNNSALKSFLKATSGMSAAERAKELEKNKVIQETHDAVAAEGECRPEADKVNFHFITFVNVNGQLYELDGRVDGPVSHGATKPESFVVDAARVCREFMEREKDEVRFSAVALCKA; encoded by the exons ATGGAGTGGAAACCGATGGAGATAAACCCGGAG ATGCTGAACAAG GTATTGAGTAAATTGGGTGTGGGCTCGAGTTGGCGTTTTGTGGATGTTTTGGGTCTAGAGGAGGAGTCTTTGTCCGGGGTGCCTTCACCATGCTGTGCCTTGATGCTGCTCTTTCCATTAACGCAacag CATGAGGAGTTTCGTTCCAAACAGTCAGTTGTCGACGGTCAAGGCGTATATTTTCTGAAACAAACCGTGGTCAACTCCTGTGGAACTGTGGGTTTGATACATGCTGTGGCGAACAACCAGGACACTATTGATTTTG ACAACAACTCTGCACTGAAGAGTTTTCTAAAAGCCACCTCAGGAATGTCTGCTGCAGAAAGAGCCAAAGAACTTGAGAAAAATAAG GTCATCCAGGAAACTCATGATGCGGTTGCTGCTGAGGGAGAGTGTCGG CCAGAGGCAGACAAAGTCAACTTCCATTTTATTACATTTGTCAATGTAAATGGTCAACTTTATGAGCTGG ATGGCAGAGTGGATGGACCTGTGAGTCATGGAGCCACAAAGCCAGAAAGCTTTGTCGTG GATGCGGCAAGGGTGTGTCGTGAGTTTATGGAGCGGGAGAAAGACGAGGTGCGTTTCTCTGCTGTGGCTCTTTGTAAAGCCTGA